DNA sequence from the Cucurbita pepo subsp. pepo cultivar mu-cu-16 chromosome LG06, ASM280686v2, whole genome shotgun sequence genome:
TTCAGATTGTTACAATTTCATTTTGATGATGATTCAGAGATTTCCTCGCATCGCAGATTTTGGGAGACGTTTCTGATATTTCTGGTACTCTACACAGCCTGGGCATGTCCGTTTGAGTTTGGGTTTCTCCCTTCGCCCAGCGGAGTTCTGGCAATAATTGACAATGTTGTCAATGGACTTTTCGCCATTGATATAGTTCTGACATTCTTCGTGGCGTATTTGGACAAAACGACTTACCTGCTGGTGGATGACCGGAAGCTGATTGCTCTACGGTATGCCAAAACCTGGTTGGTCCTCGACGTTGTGTCCAATATTCCGTCGGAGATGGCTCGCAATATTCTCCCTCCTTCCCTTCAGGTTTATGGCTACTTCAACATGCTTCGTCTATGGCGTCTTCGAAGAGTCAGCTCCATGTTCGCcaggtaataataataaataaataaataaataaaaacagtttatttcataattatttgaatatctattttttaaaattttaaaactaaattgttTCTATTATATTTAAGTGGGTTTTAAAACAACtaacacaaaaattaaaaattaaaaaaattattttttatttttggaattggtctaataattcaaatctacgtgaagaaaaaaaatgaaaactataattaaaaaaaaaattaaaaaaacattgttATTCTGTTACCAATTTTATGATAGCATTCGTGcaggtttttatttatttatttattattattattttatttttattaataaaatcaaatctttCCCATCTTGctatttattaaaactattttcatGGAATAATGACTAAAATTCATCCTAgtcttgaaaagaaaagatggcaaataattatgaaatttatagCCATATAGCTCAAAGTTACGCTTAAATATGTTATCTTTGTAAATTTTCGTAGCTTTTTGAACATTTGATGAGAAAAAAATCTCACGTTCTTATATCTGTTCATTTATATATCCATACTATCTATAACgttgctttctttttcttgtccCCTTCAATAATGGCGGTAGGTTGGAAAAAGACAGGAACTACAACTATTTCTGGGTTCGATCTGCAAAGCTTATGTTTGTAAGTAAACTAGAatagacatttttttgttggttaaattacaaatttagcttttgaatttttcaaaatttacttATATACTAAatgcaaaattgaaagttttgatctaatagataaaataaattttaaaaattttgaagcacTTTTAAAATTGACTCAATGTTAGGAAGTATTCTCTTTATCTGACAAGGCCAATGTGTAGGTGTGTCTGTTCACAGTTCATTTTGCTGGCTGTTGCTTCTATCTAATTGATTCAAACTATAAGGACCCCAAAAGAACATGGTCGACCTTATACATAGAAGACTTCCATAATAAAAGTTTGTGGGTGCGTTATGTGACTTCCATTTACTGGTCAATTGTCACAATTACCACCACTGGCTATGGCGATTTGCATCCAATCAATGATCAAGAGATGTCATTTGTCATTTGTTATCTGTTCTTCATTCTGGGGTTGCAATCTTACCTGATTGGAAATATGACAAACTTGGTCGTCCATGGCACGAGTCGAACCAGGCAATTTGTAAGTCTCAAAAGCCCTTTTTCTTTATGCTCCCTCTCCCTGCTTTCATGTTATGACATATAGCATTGGCTAAATTATGATCACCCCCTTCATAGTACCTCCCTTAAATGcaaataatatagttttgtGTGGTTCATCTTGTTGTATGGATTATTTCAGAGGGACACCGTTCAAGCTGCCTCAAATTTCGCCCAAAGAAATCAACTGCCTGGTCGGCTGCAAGAACAGATGCTAGCTCATCTGTGTTTGAAATTCAGGATTGATTCAGAGGGTTTACAACAGCAAGAGACAATTGATTCTCTTCCAAAAGCCATTAGATCCGGCATCGCACACCATCTCTTCTATTCACTCGTTGATAGTGCTTATTTGTTCAATGGGGTGTCAACCGACTTGATCTTTCAACTGGTAACTTTATACACTATTATTTCTCAACTCTAATCCATTCAGTCCTTTAGTTTCAAACAAATATGCAGCCTAGCATGAAATTCTTGTTATTCAGAAAGAGCATAACAGGGTTTATACCAATGCATTGAATCTAAGTTTGAAGTAGTTCTCTAAATCTTTGACCTTTGGAAGGTGACAGAAATGAAGGCTGAGTACTTTCCTCCCAAAGAAGACATCATCTTGCAGAATGAAGCACCAACAGATTTCTATATAGTTGTCACTGGCACTGCGGTAAGAGCTATAACATCCATCCTTTAAATCTCCTACACATCCCTAAACATATCTTACAGtatgaaagaacaaaaatctaaGACACAATAAAGATTTCGAGGGTATGAATTCTAGACTTTGAAGGGTATGCATATCTGTGGGAATTTTTGCCTTGGACCAATGAAGTGACAAAGATTCTGTAAACCCAACTGCCAAACATACAGATTCATCCATAGCAATTGAAATATGGCTCTttctattgtttttgtttgtaacCACAATGAGAAGTTTATGATCTCTTGCTTCTTCAGCTGATGCAAACTATTTCTTCTGATGTTTGCTTCACCTTGCAGGATCTTATTGTACAAAGAAATGGAATGGAAGAggtaattatggccataaggTTTAactcttttaacatttttcagcattaatttttttttttttttttttttttttttttttttttNNNNNNNNNNNNNNNNNNNNNNNNNNNNNNNNNNNNNNNNNNNNNNNNNNNNNNNNNNNNNNNNNNNNNNNNNNNNNNNNNNNNNNNNNNNNNNNNNNNNNNNNNNNNNNNNNNNNNNNNNNNNNNNNNNNNNNNNNNNNNNNNNNNNNNNNNNNNNNNNNNNNNNNNNNNNNNNNNttttttttttttttttttttttcttccatggaCTGTTTCAGATCGTCGGAGAAGCAAAGACAGGAGATGTCATTGGTGAGATTGGCGTGCTTTGTTATCAACCACAACTGTTTACAGTTCGAACCAGCCGTTTGAGTCAACTGTTGCGATTGAATCGCTCTTCGTTTTTCAACTTAGTACAAGCTAGCGTTGGGGATGGGACAATAATAATGAACAATCTCCTTAAGGTCAGCAACTCTCTGCCCTGCATTCATTTCTTTCCCCCAATAAGGTAACATTTCTTCAGATAATGATTGAACACTCCTTTGTTACAGAAATAGAAGCTATGAACAAGCTTTTATTGAGAAATATGTGTGTAATGCTTACATACTACTCAATAAATGCTTACTCTCAAGAGTTTCTTTCTAAGAGGAGAAACCTAATCATAAAAGTAGCTCACGTATCGATTTACTCGATCTGCTCTTAGCCTCTATGATTATTGCTTATAGAATGTCAATAAGTTCATAAAGCCATGAGAAACTATATGGCTGCAATCTACCAAATTGAGTGAATTTGATTTCATGTATCAAGCTAAGGCAAAAGGTTTAGTTTTTGTTACCTGCATCTTTAAACTTTATGCAGCACCTGAAGGAGGTAAAAGACCCAATGATGGAGGAAATTCTGCAAGAAACAGAACAGTCCTTGATTCGTGCTGGAATGGAAATGCCTCTCAATTTATACTTTGCGGCAAGCAGTGGCGATGACTTATTGTTGCATCAGTTGCTAAAGCGTGGTTCAAACCCAAATGAAGTAGATGAGGGTAACGGGAAGACAGCACTTGTAAGCAAATCCTATATCTAGTCCTCTTGTTTATCTTGACTGCTCACTTTCGACGGACATCAAGCTGTACGACTTACCtaacatttttcattctcaGCATATTGCAGCTGCTAAAGGAAACGAACACTGCGTAGTTCTACTCCTAGAGTATGGGGCAGATCCGAATCGAAGAGGTATTCTTTGTAGTAGTAATTTCTACAGCTTGATGCAAAGAAGTTGGGGAAGTTAACTTGCTGTGGGCTCTTCTGTTATAGACTTTGAAGGAAGCCTACCCTTGTGGCAAGCAATACAAGGAAATCATGAGCCTATAGTCAAGCTTCTAATAGACAACGGTGCCGATATTTCTTCAGGAGACGTCGCCCAGTTTGCATGCACCGCTGTGGAGCAAAACAACATAGATATGCTCAAATCCATCATCGAATGTGGTGGAGATGTAACTCTGCCTAGAAGCAACGGGACTACAGCTCTTCACACGGCAGTATGTGAAGGAAACAGTGAAATGGTTAAGTTCCTTTTAGAGCATGGGGCTGACATTGATAAGGCAGATGTTCATGGATGGACTCCACGAGCGTTAGCAGATCATCAAGGCCATGAAGAGATAAAAGAACTATTCTCTCTTAAGCAAGCTGTGAATAAATCATCTGTTGTCCATATTCCACAAAATCCCGAATCAAATTATCTACGGAAGTTCCAGAGCGAGTCGATCATACCGCGGTTTTCCCATGACTCCTGCATGACTCCTGTTCGAGAATCAAATTGTTCTGATATGCCTCCTAGAAGGAGAAGGAGCAATAATTATCGAAATTCGCTAGTCGGGTTCATGGAAAATACCAATAAGGGTGAGCATACATTCTAAAATCACCAATATAGACTTCAAACCATCTAGCTAAGCACAGTGAAACCAAACCTAACAAGAACACTTCTATATAATTATTTGCTGCTCCAACTAGACTAGTAACACTTGAGATTTAACTACCTATAAGATTGGCTCTCAGTTTCCAAAGCTACGTTTTAACATATACTAACACTGGAACTTCAAATCATACAGGTGAAAGGGACGTTCTACAATCCGCATTGCTCGGTTTTAGCAATAGCCGAAGCGTGAGATCGGCTTACCAGGCAAGAGTTGTTCTCAGTTGCCCTGAGAAAGGACAAGTTATTGGAAAGCTTGTGCTTTTACCCAAAACCATCCAAGAACTAGTTGAAACTGGTTCCAAAAAATTTGGGGTTTCTGCAACAATGATTTTAACTCATGAAGGAGCTGAAGTTGAGGATATAGACCTTGTCAGAGACGGTGATCACCTCATTCTTGTCGGTGATGCCAGTGCCGCCGTCCCGAGTGGCCAAGTACGGTAGAATTCAGTTCAAGACAGCCCACCGCCGCCATCCCCGGTGGCTGCCAAGTACACGGTAGAGTTCAGTTGAAGACAGTCAACCTGCTGCCTGCTAGATTGTTGAATTGTACAAATGTATACTTAGTGATTCCTTTCTCCCCCACCTTTTATTTAGAGATTCATCAATATTCATGATATGATTACTATTCTCCGTGGGGAGAATTTTTCCATTGCCATTTTTCGTAAGCTTAGATAACAAGTTTGAGATTCAAAAGCATAAGAGGGTTGAATTCTATCCAAATTCTACGGCGAAAACAGAATAgtctgttggatgatgaaagtctatTCTACGGCGAAAACAAGTTtgagatcatgagtttataatcaaacaatactctcttcattggtatgaggcctttggggaagtccaaagtaaacccatgagagcttatgctaaaagtggacaatatcataccattgtggagagtcgtattcatctaacatggtatcagagccatgctctaaaacttagtcgtgccaatagattggtaaatcctcaaatgtcgaacaaaagactccaaagagtcaagcctcctcagaggcatagtaaaaaatgactaagactccaaaggagtcgagccttgattaaggggaggtgtactttgttcgaggggagatattggatgatgaaagtcccacatgatcatgggtttgtaatcaaagaatactctctccattggtatgaggccttttgggaaagcccaaagcattgtagagagtcgtatTCATCTAACATAGTCTCTTGGTATTTCTACGATCTAAGCTTAAACAACCATGGATCAATCACTCACCACGTGAAAACTTCACCCATCTTTCAGTTCGAGCTTCCCGAACTTAGAGATAGAGGAGCAATTCTATGAACAAATTTAAGGAGCAATTCTGAGCAATTAGTGTATACTCCATCAAACTTCACACACATGTAAAGAAATGTAAACTCGAGTTAAGAATAATCGAATTAGGGCTTCTAACCTAATTAGATTCTTCGAGGTAAGAAGCGGAGCTTTGATCGCAGCACCAATCAAGCTGCTACCGGTTATGTAGATCCGCCTGAGATAACAGTAATCCGAAATTAGAGATGGAAGGCGCCGAAACGAGGAAAGGTAGAAAACAAAATCGAAAAACGAGCTTGAAGAAGGACGAAATGGAATACCAGGCTGCTCCGAGGACAGAGACGGCGATGGCTATGGCAATGCCGACGGCGGAGAAGGTGTAGGGGGAGATTCAGACGAGCGCGTCGGAGCAAGAGCTTAGATCTCCGGCCATGCTCGAGGGCGACATTGTTGATCGGTCTTTCTGATGAACGTCGGAGATTCCGGCTGAGTGATTCCCCCAGTGCTACCAGACGAGACGACAACCcgaataacttttttttttttttttttccaatcattatttaaattatttccataaataagaaattatattaaagttGAGgactaaataaatacaaattaaatttgtaatttaatcttctacatcaacattttcaaaaataaataaaaattatgtgaTGGTTGGTTGTAATGAATTTGCGGACAGTAAATTATgcttttttaaattgattaaattattgttgCTGATAACACAAAAGCTTtcatagctcagttggttagagcacccgtttagtaagcgggaggtcttgagttcgaCTCTCAATGAAAGCAAAatgcttttattatttttattttataaataaaaataaattaagaaatgaaaattatgttttgttaaatatatatatatatatatatatgtgaagataggtataaataattatgaaaggaatataatttcataattatttatttatggacTAGCGTTTGgctgcattttatttttcttttaaatatttcttttaaataagtGTAATATTGAATACGTGACTTTAAATCTTATAGAACCATTCCTTCctattatttcaataaaaaatattggagTCTCTAGTAATAAAGTTAGGatacaattttgaatttcatagTGTCCAGTTCTTTGCTCACAGTCAATTATCATTGTAACTCTAGCGTTTGTAGTTCAATggttaggataattgccttccaagcaatagacccgggttcgaCTCCCGGCAAACGCAATTTTGAGCTTCAGTTTCACTATCACGGTAACTCAATACAATTTTGAACTTCATTGCATTCCAACGGTTAGGATACCGTGTCCTCCAGTTCTTTGCTCACAGTCACTATCATTGTAACTCTagcgtttgtagtccaacggttaggataattgccttGTTCAATAGTCAATGTAACTCTTAACGTTTCCCAAAACCACACTCTCTACATATAAGCATCACACTTGCAGCCCCGCTCGTCCTTATTTGTTAGACTATTTCTTCGAGAAATTAAAATCAGAGATAATGGCTATAAGAATCaactcttcatcttcttcagttTTTCTCCTTCCCCGATCTCCCGATTCAAACTCATTCGATTCCACCAAAGCCGCTCGACTATCGGTGTGAGTGAATCAATTAAACCTTATCTCCATCGATTTTAATTTCAGAGGATCGATTAATCAACTCTGATTCCTCGATTAACTACAGGAAGGAAGATGAAAGGTCGTGGAGAAACTGACTCCGATGTGCTTTAGGTTTATTGAGCTTGATCCTCGCAATCGAACTCGGCGACGTCTTCGTTGCCGGTGAATCCCAGTCTCTCTAATCGCCGCCCCAACTGGTCCATTCTAGGCGTGTGAAGATCTCGACATGGAGCGACAAATGACAATGCGCTTCATGGAGAGCCAATTCGCTCGAGATCATCGTGCCTGAGAGCCTCCCGAGGCCGTCGCGGCGCCGGAAGGGAAGTGGGAGGCAATTGCATATGCTCCGGCAATTCAAGTAACTTCTTCTAAAATCATCTCCAAATACTGTTTCTCTCTATAAACATCTCCAAATCACATCAATGGCGACTTGCCGATCGCTATGATCGACGTGAATAATTCTCTGTATAAGCAAAATTGAACAAAAGATTTGAAATGTAATGCAGTACAGATTGGCTTTATTCAGAAGGCGTTGCTGTAGTACATGCAGTAcgacattttcattttgagttcGGAAGctattatcttattttaacCTTAGTatcaaaatgaccaaaatacccttgacTTTTGAGTGCTTCTATGATATGACATTGTATCTTATTAGGGGCAAGAAAGGTCTAACAATAATTTCCTCTACTTGtcacaatatataatatgGGAAATTTTATAGCAAGCTTTGAAGCAATGTATAATGAGAATGCTGCTGATGAAATTGGACTTAACAACACAATATTTTCCACTATAAATCCCTTTACCCTTAAGTTTTTGGTACTGACCTCTTGCTGCATGATGATCATCCTGGTCGGTTGTTGCGAACAAAAGGCACGAGAATGGAGACGGTTGGACGGGGATGGAACGAAAGCCATTGTT
Encoded proteins:
- the LOC111796978 gene encoding potassium channel AKT1-like, which gives rise to MGLLGRSMCGREDQRELEHLSRDDGSQYSLTGGILPPLGVNGRNNRRSKLGPHIISPFDYNYRFWETFLIFLVLYTAWACPFEFGFLPSPSGVLAIIDNVVNGLFAIDIVLTFFVAYLDKTTYLLVDDRKLIALRYAKTWLVLDVVSNIPSEMARNILPPSLQVYGYFNMLRLWRLRRVSSMFARLEKDRNYNYFWVRSAKLMFVCLFTVHFAGCCFYLIDSNYKDPKRTWSTLYIEDFHNKSLWVRYVTSIYWSIVTITTTGYGDLHPINDQEMSFVICYLFFILGLQSYLIGNMTNLVVHGTSRTRQFRDTVQAASNFAQRNQLPGRLQEQMLAHLCLKFRIDSEGLQQQETIDSLPKAIRSGIAHHLFYSLVDSAYLFNGVSTDLIFQLVTEMKAEYFPPKEDIILQNEAPTDFYIVVTGTADLIVQRNGMEEIVGEAKTGDVIGEIGVLCYQPQLFTVRTSRLSQLLRLNRSSFFNLVQASVGDGTIIMNNLLKHLKEVKDPMMEEILQETEQSLIRAGMEMPLNLYFAASSGDDLLLHQLLKRGSNPNEVDEGNGKTALHIAAAKGNEHCVVLLLEYGADPNRRDFEGSLPLWQAIQGNHEPIVKLLIDNGADISSGDVAQFACTAVEQNNIDMLKSIIECGGDVTLPRSNGTTALHTAVCEGNSEMVKFLLEHGADIDKADVHGWTPRALADHQGHEEIKELFSLKQAVNKSSVVHIPQNPESNYLRKFQSESIIPRFSHDSCMTPVRESNCSDMPPRRRRSNNYRNSLVGFMENTNKGERDVLQSALLGFSNSRSVRSAYQARVVLSCPEKGQVIGKLVLLPKTIQELVETGSKKFGVSATMILTHEGAEVEDIDLVRDGDHLILVGDASAAVPSGQVR